A genomic segment from Nitrospira sp. encodes:
- a CDS encoding type III restriction system endonuclease, putative: MSKSIEEILAPKPEFRLRIYAYSIADEAHKGLLKVGQTTREVKQRVAEQLKTAAIKNYTIELDEPAERDDGTIFTDYDVRTALVKKKFANSELEWMRCLVKDVKTVLIELRTGQQLTGTHYQTFPMRREQAEAVQKTFDYFNSIWAENKKAAPRFLWNAKMRFGKTFTAYQLARKLKAKRVLVMTFKPAVADAWQTDLESHVDFDGWRFLSRHSDSDPTRISSTTPLVYFGSLQDLLGRDKATGNIKPKNKWIHKVKWDLVVFDEYHFGAWRDSAKELVEDEEEAIARKEGQIEDAKRLKDKIADLQQKLEKESEFLPITTKAYLYLSGTPFKALATGEFIEEQIFNWTYTDEQRAKKEFAAKSPGRWNPYGALPRLHLLTYQMPDELIAIASAGEFEEFDLNEFFAASGTGKSAQFKHKSDVQKWLDIIRGSYAPKTVEHLKTGTRPPFPYSDATLLPYLQHSLWFLSDVAACHAMANLLAERHNTFWRDYRVVVAAGASAGIGLDALPPVRSAIANGFTTKTITLSCGKLTTGVTVPQWSSMLMLRNLTSPETYFQAAFRVQSPWSIKNPNGDNPNEEEILKPVCFVFDFAPTRALRQLSEYGIGLSPNEPNPENAVKDLVSFLPVLAFDGANMTQIDAGCILDIALAGTSATLLARKWESALLVNVDNDTLRRILDNPEAMAAVERIEGWRSLGDNIIETIINKSEKVKELKNKAKDKELTAKQKKELTEEEKEYKSKRKLIQEKLIKFATRIPAFMYLTDFRENTLQDVITKLEPDLFLAVTGLTVKDFHLLVRLKVFNTEQMNQAVFAFRRYEDASLRYTGIESHSGLTHYGLYDTVVARD, from the coding sequence ATGAGTAAGTCCATCGAAGAAATCCTTGCGCCAAAGCCGGAATTTCGGCTACGCATCTACGCCTATTCTATCGCAGATGAGGCGCACAAGGGTCTTCTCAAAGTGGGCCAGACCACGCGCGAGGTCAAACAGAGGGTCGCCGAGCAGTTGAAGACCGCCGCCATCAAGAACTACACGATCGAACTCGATGAGCCTGCCGAGCGCGACGATGGTACGATCTTTACGGACTACGACGTTCGCACGGCGCTCGTCAAAAAGAAGTTCGCGAACTCCGAGCTGGAGTGGATGCGCTGTTTGGTCAAGGACGTGAAGACCGTCCTCATTGAGTTGCGCACCGGGCAGCAGCTCACGGGCACCCATTACCAGACGTTTCCGATGCGCCGGGAACAGGCTGAGGCTGTCCAAAAGACTTTTGACTACTTCAATTCGATTTGGGCAGAGAATAAAAAAGCCGCCCCGCGTTTCTTGTGGAACGCAAAGATGCGCTTCGGCAAAACCTTCACCGCTTATCAGCTCGCCAGGAAACTAAAGGCTAAACGGGTGCTGGTGATGACTTTCAAGCCTGCAGTCGCGGATGCCTGGCAGACGGACCTGGAATCCCACGTGGACTTCGACGGCTGGCGATTCCTCTCGCGCCATTCTGACAGTGACCCGACAAGAATTTCTTCAACGACGCCACTCGTCTATTTCGGTTCGTTGCAGGACTTGCTGGGCCGCGATAAAGCTACTGGAAACATAAAACCGAAAAACAAGTGGATTCATAAGGTCAAGTGGGACTTGGTCGTGTTTGATGAATACCATTTTGGCGCATGGCGTGACTCGGCCAAGGAGCTTGTAGAAGACGAGGAGGAAGCGATCGCAAGAAAGGAGGGTCAGATTGAAGATGCCAAACGGTTGAAAGACAAGATCGCCGATTTGCAGCAGAAGCTGGAGAAAGAGTCCGAGTTCCTGCCCATCACCACCAAGGCTTACCTGTATCTGTCCGGCACACCCTTCAAGGCGCTGGCCACGGGCGAGTTCATCGAGGAACAGATCTTCAACTGGACGTATACCGACGAGCAACGTGCCAAAAAGGAGTTCGCTGCGAAGAGTCCCGGCAGATGGAACCCCTATGGTGCGCTGCCTCGGCTACACCTGCTCACGTACCAGATGCCGGACGAACTTATAGCTATCGCCAGCGCCGGGGAGTTCGAAGAGTTCGATCTCAACGAATTTTTTGCGGCGTCCGGTACGGGCAAGAGTGCGCAGTTCAAGCACAAAAGCGATGTGCAGAAGTGGTTGGACATCATCCGAGGCAGCTACGCGCCCAAGACGGTGGAGCATCTCAAAACTGGCACGCGGCCACCGTTCCCGTATTCGGATGCGACCTTGCTGCCGTACCTGCAACATTCGCTTTGGTTCTTATCGGACGTTGCGGCCTGTCACGCGATGGCGAATTTGCTGGCCGAGAGGCACAACACATTCTGGCGCGACTATCGAGTGGTCGTCGCGGCTGGCGCATCGGCGGGCATCGGACTGGATGCATTGCCGCCCGTGCGTTCGGCTATCGCGAACGGTTTTACAACGAAGACGATTACCCTTTCATGCGGCAAGCTCACGACGGGTGTGACTGTCCCTCAGTGGTCTTCAATGTTGATGCTGCGGAATCTCACGTCACCCGAGACTTACTTCCAGGCTGCATTCCGAGTCCAGTCGCCGTGGTCCATTAAGAACCCCAACGGAGACAATCCAAACGAAGAGGAGATCCTCAAGCCTGTCTGCTTTGTGTTCGACTTTGCGCCAACGCGGGCGCTGCGGCAGCTCTCCGAATATGGGATCGGCCTGTCGCCCAATGAGCCGAACCCCGAGAATGCGGTCAAGGACCTCGTGTCGTTCCTGCCCGTGCTGGCCTTTGACGGCGCGAATATGACGCAGATCGACGCGGGCTGCATTCTGGATATCGCACTGGCCGGTACCTCCGCCACGCTTCTAGCTCGCAAGTGGGAATCCGCGTTGCTTGTAAACGTGGACAACGACACCTTGCGCCGCATCCTGGACAACCCCGAGGCGATGGCCGCCGTGGAGCGTATTGAGGGGTGGCGTTCGCTCGGTGACAACATCATCGAGACCATCATCAACAAGAGCGAAAAGGTGAAGGAGCTCAAAAACAAAGCCAAGGACAAGGAACTGACAGCCAAGCAGAAGAAGGAACTCACCGAGGAGGAGAAAGAATACAAGTCCAAGCGTAAGCTTATTCAGGAGAAGCTAATCAAGTTCGCCACCCGCATTCCGGCGTTCATGTACCTAACCGATTTCCGGGAAAATACGTTGCAGGATGTTATCACCAAGCTAGAACCGGACTTGTTCCTTGCTGTCACCGGCCTGACGGTGAAGGATTTCCACCTGCTCGTAAGGCTCAAGGTGTTCAACACCGAACAGATGAACCAGGCGGTCTTCGCCTTTCGCCGCTACGAAGACGCCTCGCTTCGCTACACGGGGATAGAGAGCCACTCTGGGCTGACCCATTATGGGCTATACGACACCGTGGTGGCGAGAGATTGA
- a CDS encoding ATP-dependent RNA helicase RhlE produces MILRYQTSTMIFGSALITLILLVALPAEAMSTAERDREIAILRKVEAEWSKAREQWESEVALREQRIKDLREKVNVDAKVKEVRNTAQKLVKHTSKGVQAALKGNLKKEIKEAIKVTIDYMKIEQNKFEMADMFLFEKEYLDKIANQQDQIKSLEAAIDLASQVVSAAQKETQKLYATPVIQDAPKWLVELAKAGQAAETRVRERKAAEAKAKQQEEDEGGSTYRHGPIGGQFDKPKPEGAKPGGGAKPGGGAKPGGGAKPGGGAKPGGGAKPGGGAKPGGGAKPGGGAKPGGGAKPGGSTPGRLP; encoded by the coding sequence GTGATACTAAGGTATCAGACTTCAACGATGATATTTGGAAGTGCCCTGATCACTCTAATTCTCCTGGTGGCACTTCCTGCCGAAGCAATGTCAACTGCTGAACGTGATCGTGAGATTGCTATACTCCGGAAGGTTGAAGCGGAGTGGTCCAAGGCGAGAGAGCAATGGGAAAGCGAGGTGGCCTTACGCGAGCAGCGCATCAAGGATCTAAGAGAAAAAGTTAATGTAGACGCGAAGGTCAAGGAAGTCAGAAATACCGCTCAAAAGTTGGTGAAACATACCTCGAAGGGAGTTCAGGCTGCTTTAAAGGGAAACCTAAAGAAAGAAATTAAGGAGGCCATTAAAGTTACAATTGACTATATGAAGATCGAACAGAATAAGTTTGAAATGGCGGACATGTTTTTGTTTGAAAAAGAATATTTGGACAAAATAGCCAATCAACAAGACCAAATAAAAAGCTTGGAAGCAGCCATAGATCTGGCTAGTCAGGTAGTATCCGCCGCACAAAAAGAAACGCAGAAGCTATATGCGACCCCAGTTATACAGGACGCTCCAAAGTGGCTAGTTGAATTGGCTAAGGCCGGTCAAGCCGCAGAGACAAGAGTTCGTGAGCGTAAAGCTGCTGAGGCAAAAGCTAAACAGCAAGAAGAGGATGAAGGGGGATCTACATATCGCCATGGTCCTATCGGAGGACAATTTGATAAGCCGAAGCCTGAGGGTGCGAAACCAGGGGGAGGTGCGAAACCAGGGGGAGGTGCGAAGCCAGGGGGAGGTGCGAAACCAGGGGGAGGTGCGAAACCAGGAGGAGGTGCGAAACCAGGAGGAGGTGCGAAACCAGGAGGAGGTGCGAAACCAGGGGGAGGTGCGAAACCAGGGGGAGGTGCGAAACCGGGAGGGAGTACACCAGGACGGTTACCATAA
- a CDS encoding Adrenodoxin reductase — protein sequence MNDRQERVVVIGAGPAGLTAAYQLAKAGRTSIVLEKDHLVGGISRTVNYKGYHFDIGGHRFFTKVTAVEQLWKEVLSPDEFLHRRRLSRIYYNQKFFHYPLKPLNAFLGLGVMNSCLIVASYLWARMFPKLPEDNFECWVSNRFGWRLYQTFFKTYTEKVWGMPAHTIAAEWAAQRIKGLSLLVAMKNALLKSGSSGDGVVKTLIDSFDYPQRGPGMMWERIAELVRKHGSEVLVGAEVAAVCCRGNRVETVHINRGGQRESVPGDEFISTMPLRELIQKLDPPVPSEVAQAAVSLNYRDFLTVALILNKADLFPDNWIYIHDPKVSVGRIQNFKNWSPYMVPDQNKTCLGLEYFCFEGDGLWTMTDTDLIELGARELEVIGLAKKNEVEDGVVVRMPKAYPVYDDTYRDALKVIRQFLGRFENIQVVGRNGMHRYNNQDHSMLTAMLAVENMFGARHDLWEVNADQEYHEETTSREIQAKSQLGTLALTQPQVPVPVPAPAGPRLVTAFARMDKLAFAFALGVVAGLATFTATLFLVLKGGDTVGRNMQLLNEFFVGYTVSVHGAMIGFAYSFLWAFLWGWIFAYLRNFFLGLVIYRAKRKVELLSFREFVDHF from the coding sequence ATGAATGATCGACAGGAACGGGTGGTCGTCATAGGGGCAGGGCCGGCAGGACTAACGGCTGCCTATCAACTTGCGAAGGCAGGAAGAACCTCTATTGTCCTTGAGAAGGATCACCTCGTTGGAGGTATCTCACGTACAGTCAATTATAAGGGGTACCACTTCGATATCGGAGGACATCGGTTCTTTACAAAAGTCACCGCTGTTGAACAATTGTGGAAAGAGGTACTGTCGCCTGATGAATTTTTGCATCGGAGACGATTGTCGAGGATCTATTACAATCAGAAGTTCTTCCATTATCCGCTGAAGCCGTTGAACGCGTTTCTTGGCCTCGGTGTGATGAACAGCTGCCTTATCGTGGCGAGCTACCTCTGGGCAAGAATGTTTCCAAAGCTGCCTGAAGACAACTTCGAATGTTGGGTATCCAATCGATTCGGATGGCGCTTGTACCAGACGTTTTTCAAAACCTACACGGAAAAAGTCTGGGGTATGCCTGCTCACACGATTGCCGCCGAATGGGCGGCCCAGCGAATAAAGGGACTCTCTCTGCTGGTGGCTATGAAAAATGCGCTTCTCAAGTCCGGATCGAGCGGCGATGGTGTCGTCAAGACGCTCATCGATTCATTCGATTACCCACAACGTGGACCGGGAATGATGTGGGAGCGGATAGCGGAATTGGTGAGGAAACATGGAAGCGAGGTGCTGGTAGGGGCAGAAGTCGCCGCCGTGTGTTGTCGCGGCAATAGAGTCGAAACCGTGCACATCAACCGGGGAGGGCAAAGAGAGAGCGTGCCGGGGGATGAATTTATCAGCACCATGCCGCTCAGAGAATTGATACAAAAACTTGATCCGCCCGTGCCCTCGGAGGTGGCTCAGGCCGCCGTATCTCTCAACTATCGCGATTTCCTCACCGTGGCCCTGATACTGAACAAGGCAGACCTGTTTCCCGACAATTGGATCTACATTCATGACCCAAAGGTCTCGGTCGGGCGGATCCAGAACTTCAAGAACTGGAGTCCGTACATGGTGCCAGATCAGAATAAGACGTGTTTGGGGTTGGAGTACTTTTGCTTTGAGGGAGATGGACTCTGGACGATGACGGATACGGATCTGATCGAGTTGGGTGCACGGGAGCTCGAGGTAATCGGTCTGGCAAAAAAGAATGAAGTCGAGGATGGGGTTGTGGTGAGAATGCCCAAAGCCTATCCCGTCTACGATGATACGTATCGAGACGCTTTGAAAGTCATCAGACAGTTTCTTGGGCGATTTGAGAATATTCAAGTGGTCGGGCGAAATGGCATGCATCGATACAATAACCAAGATCATTCGATGCTGACCGCCATGTTGGCGGTCGAGAATATGTTCGGCGCTCGGCACGATCTGTGGGAGGTAAATGCCGATCAGGAATATCATGAAGAAACGACAAGTCGGGAGATTCAAGCCAAGTCGCAACTAGGCACGTTGGCGCTTACGCAACCACAGGTTCCTGTGCCCGTACCGGCACCGGCAGGACCAAGGTTGGTGACGGCGTTTGCCAGGATGGATAAATTGGCCTTTGCATTTGCATTAGGAGTCGTGGCCGGCCTTGCGACCTTCACGGCTACTCTCTTCTTGGTCCTAAAGGGGGGAGATACAGTAGGAAGAAATATGCAGCTCCTCAACGAGTTTTTTGTCGGGTATACCGTATCGGTTCATGGAGCGATGATCGGATTCGCATACAGTTTCCTATGGGCGTTTTTGTGGGGATGGATCTTTGCCTACCTTCGAAACTTCTTCTTGGGCCTGGTGATTTATCGCGCAAAAAGAAAGGTGGAGCTTCTCTCGTTTAGGGAATTCGTGGATCACTTCTGA